The genomic interval ATGTATAGAAACTCCCGGCTCATAAACAATTATCCTTTCGAAAGGATTAAACAATACAGCAGTCTCCAAAGCTACCAGCCCCCCGAAACTATGGCCGAACAGCAATACGGCGCCAGTGGCCCGCTGTACTGCCAGCAAATCCTCACAATCATCTTCTATCTTATACAATTCACAATGCCCCTCCCTGTCCCGGCGCTGCATCAAATGAACTGTGAATTTGCCGGAAAGAAAGACCGCCAGTTCTGTATATTCTTCAATATCCGTCAGCGCACCATGTACAATAATAAGTCCTGGTCCCTGGCCGGTTGTTTCATAGGTGATGATCATACCATCCGCAGAGGAAGTGGTATTTTTTACAAAAGATGCCATATAATTTTTATGGTTGAAACAATTTTCAATCGTAAAAGTAAAGGATGCTCCTATTACATTTTTTTTTATTTCTGCCGAAAAATCTTTATAATTGAACAATTTTTCAATTATAGATTCTCATGCCTAAAGCTAAAGAGCAGTTTGAGGAAATGCGTCAGGAAGCCGTCCGGAAAATAAAAACAGCCGGACTGGAATTATTTGCAAGAAAGGGACTGGCAGGAACGAATATCAAAGAAATAGCGGAAAAAGCGCAGATCAGCCTGGGATTGATGTACCATTACTATTCGTCCAAAGACGAGTTATACCTGGCTTTGGCCAATGAGGCAATGGATATGTCCATTGCCTTATTAAGCGCCTTGAAAAAACAACGAACAGGCGCCAGGGAAAAAGTTGAAGGCTTCATCCATGGTTTTCTGACGGGTGTCCAGAAACATCCAGAGATATGCTACTTCATCATTATCGGCCAACAGTTTGAGACAAAAGACGATTCACAAAATGACGATCTAAATACGCGTAAGTTGAAATCGCTGGAACTGCTGGCCGCCATTATCAAAGCAGGGCAACGGGAGGGTATCTTTGTAAAGGGCGATCCTTTACAGCTTGCTGTCATGCTGGTAGCTGCTACACAAGGCCTGGCTGCATTTAAAATGACTTTTGGAAGCAGGTTTACAATGCCGCAGACAGAGATATTACTGAATATGCTGATAATATAAGATCGCTTACAATTTACCGGTTGGAGGTTTAGCTAAAAAAGCGTCCTTCCAGGATGACTACAACGGAACTTCAATTATTACCATCCGGGCGGCGGGCCTGACATTAAACGAGATGGCCGAAAAAGCAAGCGCTATGATGTGCGACAATTCAGCAATGACCATCGTCAGGAAGATCTTTTCCGGAAAATGAGCATCCCCATTCTAATTTGATAAACAGCATAGATTGCATAACTGACAGGCGCCGACCATAGAAAATCATAGACCAGGGAAAGGAAAAAATCCTTAATATTACTTATCCAATTTATCAACCTATCAAACACCTCAATGGCCAGATCGCCTAAACAATATTCCGGCACCGTGCAGCTGGTGCTGCTAGTCAGCCTTTATATCGGTTCCCTCTTACTGCTTGGACTCGCATCCTTTGCTGTATCTGCCCTTTTTACCGGTTCGGCCTTAACCGACCTTCAGCAGGCAGACCTCTCTGATCCAAAAATAATTCTTGCCTGGAAAGTAATAACATTCCTGGACCCTGTTTTTTTATACTTATTACCAGCGTTCCTCTTTGCCAGAATAGTAGCGCCCGGACAAACAGACTGGCTGGACCTAAATAAACCCGTCCGGTTAAAACCAGCCATATTCGTCATCATTATTCTCCTTTTAGCGAACCCGATGTCAGGCCTTTTATATGATTGGAATTACACATGGGGTATGGCACAATCATCCATACAAAGAACGGAGAGTATGATTGATGTTGGAAATGCAATAATGAAAATGCCCAATTTCGGCTATTTATTGCTTAACCTCTTATTGTTTGCATTGATACCCGCCATAGCGAGAGAATGTTTCTTCCGGGGCATACTGCAACAAGTGCTTGTGCGTATGATGCCCAAAGCTCCCTGGTTCGCCATTATTATCGCTTCTGTTATTTTCAGCGCGTGCTTCTTCCAATGGCAATGGTTCGCATCTATGATCCTCATTGGCATCATACTGGGCGTCATTTACTATCTGACAGAAAATCTCTGGCTGTCAATTCTTGCGGATTTCATATCCAGCTCAGAAAACTGGTTTCAATCCTACTTTTACCAGCGCCAATGGTCAAATGAAGACCCTTACCATCCATCAGCAACACCCTGGTATACAGCACTGATATGCCTGCTGCTTACTGTAGGCCTATTATGGTATTTCCGCAAAAGCATACCTAAACCGGTCGTAAAAATGGCTTTCCAGGAAGACATAGAATCAATAGGGAAATAGCCTGAAAAATCAGTTTCCTCCTTTATAATACAATAGCCCCATGCCCATGGCGGCTAAAGAGATAATGGATTTTTTTCAACAAAAATTTCGTATCTTCCTTACAGCAAGACTATAACCGTACCCTGTTTTCTGCCCCACCCCAGATACGGGAGTCCCTTTCGTTTAGTCATTATGCTGATTTGTTTGACGTTGAGCGTACCATATCCAGGAATCATTCATGAACAATGACATTAACAACCAATAACCCATATCATAAATTACCAATTATGTATACTTCTTCATCTGTATAATTATACCATACCAAACTTCGTATAGCCCATGGCATTCCGATACTGTCGACCACTATAATTCCGATCGCAGGGAGTTAATCTACATTTATGAAATAACAATATCTCACCTTTAAACCCTAATTACATGAGCAAAGTTCTACTTCTTGCAACAGCATTGTTGTTTAGTACAATGTCGTTTGCACAGAATTACTGGCAGCCACACGCAGCCGGCGCCAGGATCGTTACCGACAAAGCCATAGCCCGACTTGCATTTCCGGCTGAATTCAAATTATATGATCTGAATTTAGCGCCTCTAAGGAATGAAGTATTTAAAACGGTAAGCAATGCTTCCGCACATTCCACCATCATCTCTCTGCCTAACGCAGACGGACAAATTGAACAATTTGAAATTACAGAAGCTTCTAACTTCGAACCCGCATTACAGGCTAAATTCCCGGAAATAAGGGCATTTTCAGGAAGGGGTATTACAGACAAAACAGCTACATTAAAGCTGAGCATCTCTCCGCAGGGCATACAAACAATGGTCTTCCGTACAGGAAAGGAAAATGAGTTCATTGAACCTTATTCTGCCGACCATACTGTTTACACTGTCTTCAAAAAACAACCGAAAACCCTGCCATGGAAGTGTTCCACGCCTGAGCAAAAACTGGCAGCTAACATAGGCAATCAGCTGCCCAATCCTGCCGGCAGGTCAACCGGCGATGCCAAAACATTACGCCTGGCTCAATCAGTTACTGCTGAATACTCAAATTATTTCGGCGCCACCAGCTCCTCACAGGTGTCGTTGGTACTGGCGGCTGTCAATGCCACGCTTACCCGGTGCAATGGCGTTTATGAAAAAGACCTTGCGATCCACCTTAACCTGATCGCAGCTACTACCAATGTGTTCTATTACAATCCTTCCACAGATCCTTACTCCGCAGCCAGCACAGGTGCTGGTGGAGCATGGAACAGTGAGCTGCAAAACACATTGAACTCCGTGATCGGCGCTGCGAATTACGATATCGGCCACCTGTTCGGTGCATCCGGTGGCGGCGGCAACGCCGGTTGTATCGGTTGTATCTGTACCGACAATTCAAAAGGAAGTGGTTTTACTTCCCCTGCCGATAATATCCCACAGGGCGATAATTTCGATATCGACTATGTAGTACACGAAGTAGGACACCAGTTAGGCGCCAACCATACCTTCTCCATGAGCAATGAAGGCACAGGTGTGAACGTGGAACCCGGTTCAGGTATAACTATCATGGGATATGCCGGTATTACCAGCCAGGACCTTGCTCCCCATTCTATTGACATCTATCATGCTGCTTCTATTGCACAGATACAGTCAAACCTTTCCAGTAAAACCTGTCCGGTAACTACCAGTATATCTGCCAACAACGCAACACCCGTTGTAAATGCCGGCGCTAACTACACTATTCCCATCAGCACGCCGTTTGCACTTACCGGTTCAGCTACCGATGCTAATGCCGGCGATGTACTGACTTACTGCTGGGAACAAAATGACAACGCGTCCTCCTCTCAAACAGGCAGCAGCAGCGTGGCCAGCGCTACCAAAGCATCTGGCCCCAACTGGATCTCATTTGCCCCCAGCACTTCGCCAACAAGATACTTCCCCAAGCTGGCCACTATTCTGGCTGGTGGTTTAGTATCCGGTCCATTGTCAGGTGGCGATGCAGGAGCCAATACAGAAGCACTGAGCTCTGTTGCAAGAACTTTGCATTTTCGATTAACGGTAAGGGACAATGCTCCATATAGCTCCACGGCGCCAGTTACTATCGGGCAGACCAACTTTGCCGACATGACTGTAACCGTTACCAATTCATCAGGTCCATTCTCGGTAACGGCGCCAAATACCGCAGTGTCCTGGGCCGGCAATTCATCACAAACAATTACCTGGAATGTCGCCAGTACAACCGCATCTCCTGTTAGTTGCGCCAATGTAAAGATTTCCATCTCCACAGACGGAGGTAATACATTCAGCACATTAGTAGCCAGCACGCCTAATGATGGTAGTGAGGCGGTAACTATTCCTAATACGCCCACTACAACGGCAAGAATAAAAATAGAAGCTGTAGGAAATATTTTCTTTGATATTTCCAATACCAACTTTACTATCACATCAGGCTCTTCCTGCGCATCTCCGGCAGGATTGGCTGCATCCGCTGTTACCAATACATCGGCAACCATAGGCTGGACGGCTGTAAGCGGTGCTGCCTCATATGATGTGGATTATAAAGCCAGTTCGTCTTCTACATGGATCAATGCGGCAACAGCAACAACAGCTGTTTCTGCAGGCTTAACCGGCCTTACAGAAGGCACTACCTACGATTACCGCGTAAGAACTAATTGCTCCAGCGGTAGCAGTGCTTATTCAACAGCACAATTCACCACCACAGGAGGCACCTGTAACGCACCCGCCGGTTTGACCAGTTCAGCTGTAACAAGTACGGGAGCTACTGTTGCCTGGACGGCTGTAAGCGGTGCTGTAAGCTATGATGTAGATTACAAGCCTAATTCATCTTCCACATGGACCAATGCTGCAAGCGGCATTACATCCACATCTGTTAATTTAAGCGGATTAACATCAGCTACATTATATGACTGGAGAGTGAGAACAAATTGTTCCGGCGGCAACAGCACATATGCTACTGCACAGTTCACCACCTTAACAGTAAGTGGTTGTGCAAATACACTGGATAATTCAACCAATGGAACGACCAGCGGTGCTGCGACCATTCCATTCAATACGGATGTAACTGGCCTCATCAGCCCAAGCGGCGATATTGACAATTATAAATTTGTGATCAGTAGCCGCGGTACCATTACCATTACATTGGGTACCTTACCTGCCGATTACGACCTGAAACTGCTGAACAGCTCCGGCTCACAGCTCAATATTTCACAGGCAGGCGGCACCAGCAGCGAAAGCATCAGCAGAACCCTCAATCCGGGTACCTACTATGCACAGGTATATGGTTACAGCGGAGCTAACAGCGCTACGTCCTGCTATACATTGCGGGTACAATTAGGTACTGCCAGCCGTGAGTCTGACGTTAATACAGGCGATGTGGCGAAAGTGCTGGTATTCCCGAACCCTGTGAATAATGTGGTGAATGTTAACCTTACAGGTTTCAAAGGAAAATCAGAGGTAAGTATCTTTGATGTGAATGGCCGCGTGGTATTGCGTCGTGAAATGAATCCGGTTAACACGCAACTCGACGTCTCTGCATTGCCTGCAGGTGTTTATATGGTAAGGATTAAGAACGGAGCTAAAGACGTAAGCATGACGAAGATCATTAAACAATAAAAACAATACAGGACAGTATACAAGAAAGCCAGTGCCCAAATGGGCACTGGCTTTTTTTATTCAATAACTGTACGGATTTGGTTACAAGCTCTCCGGATTTGGCTACATCCGTCTTTACTGGCACTGGTATCTTTGACACATGAAAATAGTAGTTACAGGTTCCCTGGGGAACATCAGCAGGCCGCTTAGTACGGCGTTAGTAAAGAAAGGCCATTCCGTAACAGTGATCAGCAGCAATCCTGACAAGCGAAAAGAGATCGAGCAATCAGGTGCAAAGGCCTATATCGGCTCACTGACAGACGCGCAGTTTGTCGCAGAAGCCTTTACGGGTGCAGATGCCGTTTATTGTATGGTGCCCTTTGATTTTTCTGTGGCAGACCAGGACGCGCACATGCAACAGGTCACGGCAAATTATGTAACCGCCATTCAACATGCGGGTATCAGGAAAGTAGTGTTTCTAAGCGGATGGGCAGCGGAAGTGGCCGGGCATGATATGACGGAAGTATACAGACAATTGCCGGGCGTGAATGTATCAGAATTGCGTCCCGCCATATTTTATACCAACTTCTATCAGATGATGGATATGATGCGTGGTAAAGGCATGATGGGACTGGCGATGGGATTGCGCGCCTATGGCATCAGGGCGTTATTTGGAAGAAGAGGCCTGCTGCTGGGGAATTATGGCGACAATGACAGGATCGTGCTGGTGGCTCCCGAAGATATCGCGGCGGCGGCTCTGGAAGAGTTGGAGACGCCGGTTACAGGCATAAAGATAAGATATGTGGCAAGTGAGGAACTGACCTGCAACGAAGTAGCCGCAATATTGGGGGGCGCTATTGGTAAGCCCTGGATGAAATGGATCAGGATCTCAGATAAACAAATGTTGCAGGGTTATAAGATGGCGGGATTGCCGGAGCAACTGGCAGCCAGCCTGGTAAAAATGCAGGCAGCCGTTCATGACGGGAGCATACTCGCCCGGTATGAACGTCAAAGGCCGGTACTGGGCAAGGTGAAGCTAAAGGATTTTGCCAGGGAATTTGCAAAGAGGTATATTTAAGCATGCAACCGCACAGGGTAAAGACGATCACTGAATTTCTGCAGCTGAGGGCGCTGCCTAAAACCCTGCATCCTTTAATCAGCGTGATCGACATTGGCAGTCTTACAGAGATCCCTAAAGGTCCTAAATTGCTGATACCGGATTTCTACATGATCGCATTGAAGAAGGGCTTTTGCGGACAGATTAAAGTGAAGTACGGGCAGCAGGATTTTGATTTTGATGAAGGAGTGCTGTCGTTTATGGCGCCCGGTCAGCGGATAGGCTTTGAACTGGAAGGACCGATACCGGGCCATCCTTCCGGATGGATGTTGCTCGTACATCCGGATTTTTTGTGGAATACATCACTGGCGAAGAAGATCCGGCAATATGAGTTTTTCGACTACGCTGTGAATGAGGCGTTATTCCTGTCGGAGAAAGAGGAGATAACGATCAACCAGATCATTGCCAATATTGAACAGGAGTATCGCACGAATATCGACCAGTTCAGTCATAATATCATCATCGGACACCTGGAGTGCTTATTCAATTATTCAGAACGATTTTATCAACGGCAGTTTCTGACCAGGCGAATGACTAATCATCAGCTCCTAGGACAATTGGAGGATGTGCTGCAAACTTATTTTGACAAAGGATCAGGACTGCCAACCGTGACATATGTCGCAGAGGCACTGCATGTCTCACCAGACTATTTAAGCAGTATGCTGAAGACGCTGACCGGATTGAATACACAGCAGCATATCCATCAGAAATTGATCGGAAAGGCGAAGGAACAATTGTCGACCACCACCCTATCCGTCAGTGAAATTGCGTATCAGCTCGGGTTTGAGCATCCACAGTCATTCAGCAAGTTATTCAAGATAAAAACGAATCTATCACCGGTGGAATTCAGAAGATCATTTCAGGAAGGCAGCTAAATATGACTTTGGCCAGTTCCAGGTTTGCGCCGCGAATACCTTAAGGGCATTTTCTACACAGCATACAGGTCCGGCAGCAAGGCCTTCCCGCAACGCCAGCCCCACTTCTGTCTCATTCCTGTATCGCTCCGCACAGTCGAAATGCCGGAATCCTGCTTGCAATGCATCTTTGGTAGCGCTTATTGTCGTAGCGGCATCGGGGATCAGGGTACCAAACCCTAATGCCGGCATTTGAATGTTGTTATTTGTCTTCATGTTCCTATATTTTTTTACTCATCCGACTAACCAAACAAGTTCATCTATACAGAATACTCTTTTAAAATTCCTCCTTGTCTATCTTTCGGAGCAGGATATGAAGTACGGTAGAAATTTCCGCTACCTGCGGTGATCTACATCACATTTTTTATCTTATGCTATTTTTTAAAGAGATATTGCCGGGCCCTCCGCCTATCTAAAAGATCAAAACGGGGAACAATGCGATTTGCTTCACAATCGCCTGATTGCTATAGTGCTTATTGCACATGAGAATTAACTGGAGTATAAACAGGTGAATAGGTATTATAACTACTGCTGCTTACGCTGATGCTACCGGAAACAGAAAAGGTCCGCTCACTGTTAGTATACATCAAACCTATTCTGGCGGTGGGGTAAACACCAAAATTATTCGATCTCATAAAACTGTAATTCTTGCCAGGACCTGACTGGTAAAATATACCACCATTGTTCTGTAAAACATAAGGCGTTGCGGAAAGACTACCAAAAGCATATACATTGTTACTTACCTGCCGGGTAAGCTGCAGTGCCAAAGGAGCAGACAAATAGCTGCTGCTTCCTCCCTTATACGCGATAAACCCTGTGGAAATACCGGCTGATTTTGTAACAAACCATTTCTTCCGGAGGTAATTGGTATCCATCCGCTGACTGGTATTTCTAAAGACGGGGAATGTGTTATCCTGAACCCCGGAAAATAAAGGGAGCTGAGCCTTTACAGCTAGAGCCGACATTAAAATTGCGGTTAAAAGGATGGCACGTATCATACCATGAAGATAACTATCCTTTTTGTTAATATTGCTAATAAAATCCTAATATTTCATACCTGGATAAACTCAGGGGCGCTAAACGGCCGCACGATCGCCGGGCCTCAGACAATGCCGCTGATTCCCTGTATGGAGACGAATTAAACTATCAGGAAATTTAAAATAAAAGATATGAGCAATACCAGCACACACGATGAGCGTATCGCAAAAATGACCTTCGCCTCAGTCTACCCTATGTATCTGGCAAAAGTGGAAAAGAAAGGCAGAACAAGGGAAGAATTGGACCGGGTGATCACATGGCTGACAGGCTTCGATAATAAAAAGCTGCAGGAACTGATCGAAGCAAAAGCTACTTTTGAAACCTTCTTCCAGGAGGCGTCATTGCACCCTAATGCAAGTCTCATTACCGGCGTAATTTGCGGGTATCGCGTGGAAGACATTGAGAATCCGCTAACCCGGCAGGTCCGGTATCTGGACAAGCTGGTTGATGAGCTGGCAAAAGGTAAAAAAATGGAAAAGATATTACGGGCCTGACTTGCACGTAATTCAGATCAATAAATAAACCCAGCATGAGCTTCTCCCTCGTCGACATCCTAAATTATGGGCAAACGGCTTTCAATACCAAATGCCCATTACTCCTATCTACTTCCTCCAGGCATCGCCTGTGGCGCCGTCGTAGGTCCCTCTACTGTAAGCATACCATCCTTTGAGATCTTCATCCGGTCAATAAAGACAACACGCTTATCGCCGGAAGCCGATGTGCGGGCATGATACACGCATAACATCTCTTTCCCGTCGGGAGAATAGGTAATACTATTATGCCCTGTACCTGTTACCACTCCGCCTTTGTCGACGTTCTTCTGCAGAACAGGATTGTTGGCTGCTTTGGTAAATGGTCCCAGCGGACTTTTGGAAGTAGCATATCCCACCGCATAATTCTTTCCACCGAAATAATTGGCAGAATACATCATGTAGTAGGTATCGCCTTTTTTGAAGGCTACGGAACCTTCTGTCCACCGGCGGTTGACTTCTTTTGAAGTAACCGAGCGGCTTTCCCATTCAGCCTGTTTATCGTCCATTTTAACCGGAGGGCGTAATAAAAGCACCGGTTCACCGATCACTCCACTAAAATCCGGCTTAAGCTCAACGCCGTATACCCAGCTTTCCTCAATGGAATTATACAGCCCATTTTGTTTAGCCCAGGTAGCTACCTCACTCTCCACCGGATGCTTATAGCAACAACGGGAGTAGTACAGGTACATTTTGCCATTTTTATCAAAAAGCACGTTCGCATCAATGACAGGATAACCGGGGTCGAAAACAGGGCGTTTATGTATATCAATGAATGGCCCGATAGGCTTATCTGCCACAGCTACACCAATACGAAAATTCTCTTCTTCATGATGCGGGTTATCCTTCCATTGTGCGCTGTAAAACATATAAAACTTCCCTTTATACTCATACACCTCCGGCGCCCAGTAAGCGCCATCCCAGGCTGCTGTGGAGTCACTCCAGCCATTCCTGTTGGCAGCATAGTATACTTGCCCCTCTTCTTTCCAGTGAACCAGGTCGGCAGAGGAATAAGCTGCAAAGCCATTTCTTGCACCACCTGTTCCATACATATAGTACTTCCCTCCCTTGACATGTAGTACGTATGGATCGCCAAATTCAACAGATACCGGATTCTGGTAAGTCTCTGCCACGGCGGGCTTATGGGTCTGTGCAAATGATGCTGTGCTATTGAGGGCCAAAGTCAGCAAGGAAAATCCGGTCAGGATACGTGGTAATCGTTTCATTATTTACGGGTTTATCGGGGACCAAGCGGTCCTATGGCCGATAAAAATAGAATAATTTTTGATATTGGTTATACTTCAAGCCGTTTATGCTGCCTTTAGGACTGCACCCATTGACTTCTCCATGCCGGCGCATCAAAGGGATCTGCGAAATACTGCGTCTCATGTACTACCCTGCCACATAAACGATCGCATAACTCTCGGCCCTGTACGGCTCTTCGTGATATGGCTCACCAGCGCTTACGAAAAGGTATTCACCGCCATTATCGGGCACGGAGAAGAGCTGGCTATGCCTTGCGAGTGAAAAGGTCTTCATCCTCCCATCGTCCCCACCATTTGAACAATCATTATCAGGACAAAGCTAAAACAAGTTTTCTGAAAAACAGATACGCCTGGTTGCATACCGGCAAATGGCATAAAGTGGATTTGACAATACGCAACGCGGTATGTTATTTCATACGCTTTAAGGAGAATATCCTCCCGATATTTTGGTTACATTTATCATAGTACCGCAAATGATTAAGCACGGAAACTATTCTTGAGTCAGTCCTGATGAAACCCTTTTTAAAATTCAAATCTTAACCCTCAAAGTATGAAAAATCTATCAAGTGTATTTCCCCGCCAGCTGCTGTCTGTAGCCCTTTTGACACTATTAATATTCAGCTGTAAATCGGAGGAAGATAACCTAATAAAAAAGACACCGGCTGTAAGCGCGGCCGCAGCGCCACAGGTATCATTACGCTCGGTAATTAGTTCCGGTTTAAATGCGCCTATGCAGTTCGTGAACGCCGGAGACGGTAGTAAACGCATTTTTATACCGCAGAAAGCCGGGACTATAAGAGTGTATGATTCCACATTTAATTTCATTGGTGTATTTGGCACCGTATCAAACCTCAGCACCAATGGTGAGAGGGGGCTGCTTAGCATGGCCTTCCACCCCAACTATGCGAACAATGGATTTGTCTATGTTTATTATACCAATACCGCTGGCAATCTTGAGCTTGCCAGGTATCATGTCAACAGCGGCAGTCCTAATACAATAGATGCTGCATCAAAAGTCATCGTGTTAACCATTCCGCATCCTACCAATTCAAACCATAATGGTGGCGAACTTCATTTTGGTACAGATGGATATCTGTATCTGTCTACCGGCGATGGCGGTGGTGCCGGTGATGTTCCGAACAACGCACAGAACACTTCAGTGCTGCTGGGTAAGATATTGCGCCTGGCAGTTAACACTTCTGCTACTGCGCCATATTACACAATTCCTCCGGGCAATCCATTCTCCAACGCGGTATATGCTTATGGCTTACGTAACCCTTACCGCTGGAGCTTTGACAGAGCCACTCAGGATATGTGGATAGGTGATGTAGGACAGGATTCCTGGGAAGAAATTAACTTCCGCGCTGCATCTGCCACAGCTGGCGCCAATTATGGATGGCGTTGTTATGAAGGCAATGCCGCATATAACACCGCCGGATGTAATGGAACAACCTATATCTTCCCCGTGCATGCTTATGCAACACAGAACCCTTCAGCAAGTATAACAGGCGGCGTAGTGTACAGAGGAACGGCCTATCCTTCTTTACAGGGCTGTTACCTGGGTGCCGATTTCTATTCCGGTATTTTTTATAAGATTGTACCTGGCGGTTCCGGCGGATGGACAGTTACTACTCAAACACTTTCTCCAACAGGGATTGTTGACTTCGGGGAAACTGAAAGCGGAGAAGTGTATGTTGTATCGCACACAGGGAACAGTGTATACCGTGTTACGGCGAACTAATTATTGCGTTTAGTACATCAGGACTGAATTCAGAGAGGGCCGGCCATATGGTCGGCTCTTTTTGCTCAATAAGCATCCCTTCCCCTATCGCTCCAGTAACGTAACAGTTCCACATGCTGTAGCAGTATTACCAACCTTTGCGAACAGAGCAGCCCCTCCACCCGCCAAATTGCAATAACATCCCGCAGTACCATTTTACCCGAAAAAGGGATATATTGGGTGCACAAACCTTCCGCCGGGACCATGAACAGGAGGACATCCTACAAATTGAAGCAATTGGGAATCATTACAGCCATATGGCTGGTAGTAGGCTTTTTTATTCCGCTATACGACCGCCTGGCTTTGTTCACCACCAATGCAATAGCTCCTTCGCCCAAATACACCATTGCAGAAGCGGTAATTATTAACAT from Chitinophaga filiformis carries:
- a CDS encoding helix-turn-helix domain-containing protein, which translates into the protein MQPHRVKTITEFLQLRALPKTLHPLISVIDIGSLTEIPKGPKLLIPDFYMIALKKGFCGQIKVKYGQQDFDFDEGVLSFMAPGQRIGFELEGPIPGHPSGWMLLVHPDFLWNTSLAKKIRQYEFFDYAVNEALFLSEKEEITINQIIANIEQEYRTNIDQFSHNIIIGHLECLFNYSERFYQRQFLTRRMTNHQLLGQLEDVLQTYFDKGSGLPTVTYVAEALHVSPDYLSSMLKTLTGLNTQQHIHQKLIGKAKEQLSTTTLSVSEIAYQLGFEHPQSFSKLFKIKTNLSPVEFRRSFQEGS
- a CDS encoding aldo/keto reductase; translation: MKTNNNIQMPALGFGTLIPDAATTISATKDALQAGFRHFDCAERYRNETEVGLALREGLAAGPVCCVENALKVFAAQTWNWPKSYLAAFLK
- a CDS encoding SDR family oxidoreductase, encoding MKIVVTGSLGNISRPLSTALVKKGHSVTVISSNPDKRKEIEQSGAKAYIGSLTDAQFVAEAFTGADAVYCMVPFDFSVADQDAHMQQVTANYVTAIQHAGIRKVVFLSGWAAEVAGHDMTEVYRQLPGVNVSELRPAIFYTNFYQMMDMMRGKGMMGLAMGLRAYGIRALFGRRGLLLGNYGDNDRIVLVAPEDIAAAALEELETPVTGIKIRYVASEELTCNEVAAILGGAIGKPWMKWIRISDKQMLQGYKMAGLPEQLAASLVKMQAAVHDGSILARYERQRPVLGKVKLKDFAREFAKRYI
- a CDS encoding TetR/AcrR family transcriptional regulator, whose amino-acid sequence is MPKAKEQFEEMRQEAVRKIKTAGLELFARKGLAGTNIKEIAEKAQISLGLMYHYYSSKDELYLALANEAMDMSIALLSALKKQRTGAREKVEGFIHGFLTGVQKHPEICYFIIIGQQFETKDDSQNDDLNTRKLKSLELLAAIIKAGQREGIFVKGDPLQLAVMLVAATQGLAAFKMTFGSRFTMPQTEILLNMLII
- a CDS encoding DUF2200 domain-containing protein, coding for MSNTSTHDERIAKMTFASVYPMYLAKVEKKGRTREELDRVITWLTGFDNKKLQELIEAKATFETFFQEASLHPNASLITGVICGYRVEDIENPLTRQVRYLDKLVDELAKGKKMEKILRA
- a CDS encoding CPBP family intramembrane glutamic endopeptidase; translation: MARSPKQYSGTVQLVLLVSLYIGSLLLLGLASFAVSALFTGSALTDLQQADLSDPKIILAWKVITFLDPVFLYLLPAFLFARIVAPGQTDWLDLNKPVRLKPAIFVIIILLLANPMSGLLYDWNYTWGMAQSSIQRTESMIDVGNAIMKMPNFGYLLLNLLLFALIPAIARECFFRGILQQVLVRMMPKAPWFAIIIASVIFSACFFQWQWFASMILIGIILGVIYYLTENLWLSILADFISSSENWFQSYFYQRQWSNEDPYHPSATPWYTALICLLLTVGLLWYFRKSIPKPVVKMAFQEDIESIGK
- a CDS encoding reprolysin-like metallopeptidase, which gives rise to MSKVLLLATALLFSTMSFAQNYWQPHAAGARIVTDKAIARLAFPAEFKLYDLNLAPLRNEVFKTVSNASAHSTIISLPNADGQIEQFEITEASNFEPALQAKFPEIRAFSGRGITDKTATLKLSISPQGIQTMVFRTGKENEFIEPYSADHTVYTVFKKQPKTLPWKCSTPEQKLAANIGNQLPNPAGRSTGDAKTLRLAQSVTAEYSNYFGATSSSQVSLVLAAVNATLTRCNGVYEKDLAIHLNLIAATTNVFYYNPSTDPYSAASTGAGGAWNSELQNTLNSVIGAANYDIGHLFGASGGGGNAGCIGCICTDNSKGSGFTSPADNIPQGDNFDIDYVVHEVGHQLGANHTFSMSNEGTGVNVEPGSGITIMGYAGITSQDLAPHSIDIYHAASIAQIQSNLSSKTCPVTTSISANNATPVVNAGANYTIPISTPFALTGSATDANAGDVLTYCWEQNDNASSSQTGSSSVASATKASGPNWISFAPSTSPTRYFPKLATILAGGLVSGPLSGGDAGANTEALSSVARTLHFRLTVRDNAPYSSTAPVTIGQTNFADMTVTVTNSSGPFSVTAPNTAVSWAGNSSQTITWNVASTTASPVSCANVKISISTDGGNTFSTLVASTPNDGSEAVTIPNTPTTTARIKIEAVGNIFFDISNTNFTITSGSSCASPAGLAASAVTNTSATIGWTAVSGAASYDVDYKASSSSTWINAATATTAVSAGLTGLTEGTTYDYRVRTNCSSGSSAYSTAQFTTTGGTCNAPAGLTSSAVTSTGATVAWTAVSGAVSYDVDYKPNSSSTWTNAASGITSTSVNLSGLTSATLYDWRVRTNCSGGNSTYATAQFTTLTVSGCANTLDNSTNGTTSGAATIPFNTDVTGLISPSGDIDNYKFVISSRGTITITLGTLPADYDLKLLNSSGSQLNISQAGGTSSESISRTLNPGTYYAQVYGYSGANSATSCYTLRVQLGTASRESDVNTGDVAKVLVFPNPVNNVVNVNLTGFKGKSEVSIFDVNGRVVLRREMNPVNTQLDVSALPAGVYMVRIKNGAKDVSMTKIIKQ